CTGGCAGGATCGGGCGTTGCCCGAGCTGTTGCCGGTGGCCCGGGACTGCATGGCGCCGTCGTACCCGGAGTTGGCGACCGACTTCGACCGGATCGCGCAGTACGCGTACGCCGAAGAGGAAGCCTTCCTGTCCACCCTGCGCGCCGGTACCACGATCCTGGACACTGCGATCGCCGAGACCCGCACCGCGGGTGGCGCGGCGCTGTCCGGGGCGAAGGCGTTCCAGCTGCACGACACGTACGGCTTCCCGATCGACCTGACCCTTGAGATCGCCGCGGAGCAGGGCCTCACGGTCGACGACGAGGGCTTCCGCCGGCTGATGGCCGACCAGCGGACCCGGGCGAAGGCGGACGCGCAGGCCCGCAAGACCGGGCACACCGACGTGTCGGCGTACCGGTCGGTGCTGGACTCGGGTGGCCCGGTGACGTTCACCGGGTACAGCGAGGTGGCCCGCGAGTCGACGGTACGGGCGCTGCTCGGCGAGGGTGGCCCGCGCCAGGCGGCGACCGAGGGCGACACCATCGAGCTGGTGCTCGACACGACCCCGTTCTACGCCGAAGGCGGTGGCCAGCAGCCCGACCAGGGCATGATCACCGTGGGCGGCGGTCAGGTCGAGGTGCTCGACGTGCAGCAGCCGGTGCCCGGCCTGATCGTGCACCGGGCCCGGGTTATCCGGGGTGAGGTGCGCGCCGGCGAGACCGGCTACGCCGAGATCGACACCACCCGGCGGCGGGCGATCTCCCGATCACACACCGCGACCCACCTGGTGCACCAGACCATGCGCAACTTCCTCGGCGACTCGGCCACCCAGGCTGGTTCGCTGAACGCGCCCGGTCGGCTGCGGTTCGACTTCAACACTCCGACGGGAGTGTCGCCGACCGTGCTGCGGGACGTGGAGCAGCAGGTCAACGAGGTGCTCCTGGCCGACCTGGAGGTGCACGCCTTCATCACCTCGCTGGACGAGGCGCGGCGGATCGGGGCGATGGCCCTCTTCGGCGAGAAGTACGGCGAAGAGGTGCGGGTCGTCGAGGTGGGCGACTACGCCCGGGAGCTCTGCGGCGGCACGCACGTGGCCCGCTCGGCCCAGCTCGGCCTGGTGAAGATCCTCTCCGAGTCGTCGATCGGCTCCGGCGTCCGTCGGGTCGAGGCGCTGGTGGGCATGGACGCCTTCGGTTTCCTGGCCCGTGAGCACCTGCTGGTCTCCCGGCTGGCCGAGCTGTACCGGGTGCCCAACGAGCAGGTCGCCGACCGGGTGGAGCAGACCGTCACCCAGCTCCGGGATGCGGAGAAGGAGCTGGAGAAGCTGCGCGCCCAGCTGGTGCTGGGCGGAGCGGCGGCGCTCGCCGCGCAGGCCAAGGACGTGCGCGGGGTGGCGTACGTGGGCACCGAGGCGCCGGAGGGCGCGGCCGGTAACGATGTGCGGACCCTCGCCCAGGAGATCCGCGGCAAGATCGACCCGGCCCGGCCGGCGGTGGTCGCGGTGGCGGCCCGCTCGAACGGCAAGGCCTCCCTGGTGGTGGCGGTCAACCAGGCCGCCCGCGGCCGGGGCCTGGCCGCCTCGGACCTGGTGAAGGCGGCGTTCTCCGGGCGCGGCGGGGGCAGCCCCGACCTGGCCCAGGGTGGCGGCCTGCCGGCGGCCGAGGCGCCGAACCTGCTACACACCGTCGAGAAGGCGATCACCGAGGCGTGATGGTTCATCATGTTCGACCAGGGCGGGCCGATCGGTCCGCCCTGGTTCGTCGGGTCCCGGGGGTGACCGCCGGTGACTGAGCTGACGCGCGGGGTCCGGATCGGGGTGGATGTCGGTCAGGTCCGGGTGGGGGTGTCCCGTTCGGATCCGGACGGCGTGTTGGCCACGCCGCTGGTGACCCTGGCCCGCGACCTCACGACGGCGCCCGACGCGGTGCCCAGTGACCTCGCCGAGCTGGCCGCGCTGGTGGCCGAACATGAGGCCGTGCAGGTTGTCGTCGGCCTTCCGGTCAATCTGGCCGGCAAGCATGGCCCGGCGGCCATCCATGTGAAGGCGTACGCTGACCGACTGGTCGACGTGATAGCGCCCGTCCCGGTAACGCTCACTGACGAGAGGATGTCGACCGTGGTCGCTTCTCGTAGGCTTGCTGAGCGTGGCGTTCGGGGCAAGCGTCAACGAGCGGTTGTCGACCAGGCGGCCGCGGTGGAAATTCTGCAGAGCTGGCTGGACGCGCAGCGGAGGCGGACGTAATGATCGACGATCTGGACCTTGGGTTCGACGAGCCGGAGCGGGGGGAGAAGGGCCGGCACCGCCGCGGCTTCGTCCGCAAGCGCAAGGGCGGCTCCGGTTCCGGAGGCCGGGGCAAGACGTTCCTGGCACTGCTGATGGCCCTGGTCCTGCTGGGCGGCATCGGCGGCGGCGCGTTCTACGGTTTCGACCGGATTCAGAACTACTTCGTCACGCCCGACTACGACGGCGCCGGGACCGGCGAGATCACCGTCGAGATCAAGAACGGCGCGTTGCTCGCCGACATGGCCGACGCCCTGGTCGCCGCCGACGTGGTGAAGAGCCAGAAGGCGTTCATCGAGGCCGCCGAGGCCAACTCGCGCAGCAAGAACATCCAGCCGGGCACCTACAAGCTGCGGAAGCAGATGAGCGGCGCGAGTGCCGTCACCGCGATGCTCGACCTGAAGAACAAGATCGTCAACGGGTTGACCATTCCCGAGGGGCGTACCAGCAAGAACGTCTACAAGCTGCTCTCCGAGAAGACCAAGATTCCGGTCAAGGACTTCGAGGCCGCTGCGAAGAACCCGCTGGAGCTTGGC
The nucleotide sequence above comes from Micromonospora sp. NBC_00389. Encoded proteins:
- the ruvX gene encoding Holliday junction resolvase RuvX; the protein is MTELTRGVRIGVDVGQVRVGVSRSDPDGVLATPLVTLARDLTTAPDAVPSDLAELAALVAEHEAVQVVVGLPVNLAGKHGPAAIHVKAYADRLVDVIAPVPVTLTDERMSTVVASRRLAERGVRGKRQRAVVDQAAAVEILQSWLDAQRRRT
- the alaS gene encoding alanine--tRNA ligase, translated to MKTAEIKRRYLAHFEANGHAVVPSAPLPAISDPNLLFVNAGMVQFVPYFLGQQRAPYQRAVSVQKCIRTPDIDEVGKTSRHGTFFQMNGNFSFGDYFKDGAIPLAWDLVTKSQDQGGYGLDPERLWPTVYLDDDEAFEIWRSVGVPAARIVRRGKADNFWSMGIPGPCGPCSELFYDRGPEYGREGGPAVDEDRYMEFWNLVFMQFERGPGTTKDDYPILGELPAKNIDTGMGLERMASILQGVDNLYEIDEVRPILDRAAELTGKRYGAHSGHVASESHPDDVRLRVIADHVRTALMLIGDGVTPSNEGRGYVLRRIMRRAIRSIRLLGWQDRALPELLPVARDCMAPSYPELATDFDRIAQYAYAEEEAFLSTLRAGTTILDTAIAETRTAGGAALSGAKAFQLHDTYGFPIDLTLEIAAEQGLTVDDEGFRRLMADQRTRAKADAQARKTGHTDVSAYRSVLDSGGPVTFTGYSEVARESTVRALLGEGGPRQAATEGDTIELVLDTTPFYAEGGGQQPDQGMITVGGGQVEVLDVQQPVPGLIVHRARVIRGEVRAGETGYAEIDTTRRRAISRSHTATHLVHQTMRNFLGDSATQAGSLNAPGRLRFDFNTPTGVSPTVLRDVEQQVNEVLLADLEVHAFITSLDEARRIGAMALFGEKYGEEVRVVEVGDYARELCGGTHVARSAQLGLVKILSESSIGSGVRRVEALVGMDAFGFLAREHLLVSRLAELYRVPNEQVADRVEQTVTQLRDAEKELEKLRAQLVLGGAAALAAQAKDVRGVAYVGTEAPEGAAGNDVRTLAQEIRGKIDPARPAVVAVAARSNGKASLVVAVNQAARGRGLAASDLVKAAFSGRGGGSPDLAQGGGLPAAEAPNLLHTVEKAITEA